DNA from Magnolia sinica isolate HGM2019 chromosome 19, MsV1, whole genome shotgun sequence:
GGGTTGAGACGCATGAACGAGGGCAGCCAGCTGAAGATTTTGTTTCAGTGCCCTTGGTCGGGGCAGACGAGTCCAAAACGGTgcaaattggctcgtctctgcaacCACCGTTGAAGGATAATCTGGTAGCCCTGCTCCGACGATATGCTCACGTATTTGCTTGgagccatgaagatatgcaaggaaTCGACCCATTAGTGATCACCCACCGACTCAATGTTGATCCGACCTACCGGCTGATCCGACAGAAGTGACGACCTCTTGGCCTCGAAAGGTACGTAGTCATAGGagaagaggttagcaagctcctGAAAGCAGAATTCATAGAGGAGATATACTATTCAGAATGGGTAGTAAATGTCGTACTGGTGAAGAAAGCTAACGGGAAATGACGAGTCTGTATaaactataccgacttaaataaagcctgcccgaaagATAGCATTCCTCTTCTAAGGATAGATCAGTTGGTAGATAGTACCACGGGGCATGAACTTCTTAGCTTTATAGATgcgtattcagggtataatcaaattgtaatgcattagTCCGATAAATCTAAAacaacctttgtcactgacaaaggcctttattgttaccgtgtgatgccatttggtttgaaaaatgctggtGCGACTTATCAGAGATTGGTAAACAGACTCTTTGCTCGGCTGATTGGCCGAACGATGGAAgtgtacattgacgacatgctcgtcaaaagtgtacGCGCGACCGATCATATAGCCGacttagaagaaatgttcctcatcTTGCGTAAGTTCTAAATGAAACTAAATCCGAGCAAGTGCTCCTTTGGCGTaagctcgggaaagttcctcggtttcttggtcagtcagcgagggaTAGAGGCTAACCTGGAAAAGATAAAAGTCTTGCTTAACATGGAgtctccaaaaatgattaaagatatacaaagattgactggtcgagtagcagCACTTAATcgtttcctgtccagagccaTGGATAAATGTCTCtcattcttcaaacaattgaagggacgacaaacgtcgaattggacggaagagtgcgaaGCAGTGTTCCAGCAGTTAAAGTCATACCTTGGATCTCCCCTAGTCTTATCAAAACCTGAGTTAGCAGAAGCTTTGTTGCTGTATCTGGCGGTGTCCGAGGTGGCAGTTAGTTCGGCCCTGATACGTGAGCACAAAGGAAAACAGttgccggtttattacgtcaaCAAAGCACTATTACAGGCAGAGACGAGATACCCACTCTTGGAAAAGGTAGTCCTAGTTCTAGTAGTCTCCTCGTGCCAACTTCGACCATATTTCCAAGCCATAACATCATCGTTATGACAGATCTTCCATTGCGTCAGGTTCTACAGAAACCGGATGCATCCTGCCGACTTACGAAATGGGCGATCGAACTCAGCGAGTTCGACATTCAATATAAGCCGAGAGTGGCAATCAAAGGGCAaactgtggccgacttcattgctgaagtaaCACCGCAAGACAACGTAACGAATAGGCATACTGCCGAGCCCATTGAAGAATTAACTACTGCTTCTCCTGTCTCATCGGCCAATCTGATACCCTGGAAATTATATGTCGACGGTTCCTCCAACTTTAAGGCAAGTGGGGCAGGATTAGTTCTGAAAACTCCAGATCAGacctacatgcaatatgccttaagactcgGATTTCAAGCGTTAAACAATATaacagaatatgaagcattgttactcggccttcGACTCGCGGCCAGCCTGGGTGTTAGGCATTTAaatgttttcagcgattctccgCTGGTCGTCAACCAAGTTACCGGTACATATCAAACACGAAAAGAACAATTAAAAGTGTATATGGagaaatgaaagaactgatcaaagGTTTTCAATATTGTATTATTACTCGAATCCCTCGGACAGAGAATACCAAAGCCGACCTGTTAGCAAAACTTGCATCCGCtgaagaagacgatatacccaggtctgTTCCAATCGAGTACGTAGCAAAGCCAAGTATCGAGGAACCAGTTAGTTGATCGTACATATGATCGACACGGAACCTTCTTGGATTGATCCGATCGTTCGATATCTTAATAAGGTTGAATTGCCTGAAGACCGCGACGAGGCCGGACGATTAAAagtccgagcctcccgttataccatattcaacAGGGCATTATACAAGAAAGGTTATTACACTCCATTACTGGGATGTCTAAACCCCAGCGAAGCGGACTATGTACTACGAAAAATCCATGAAGGGATCTGCGGGAACCATTTAGGAGGATGGTCACTCGCGCATAAGGTGTTGcatcagggatactactggctgACCATCCAACACGATGCTCATTCAGAAATGCGATAGATGTCATAGATTCACAAATTACCCGAGACGACCTCCAGAAGAACTAACACCTATGAccggtccttggcccttcgcaCAAAGCGGAATCGACATCATGACGCCGCTTCCAGTTGGAAAAGGCCAGACTAAGTTCACTATCGTGGCCGTTGATTACTTCACGAaatgggccgaggccgagccATTGGCAAGAATAACCGAACAAAAGATCATTGATTTTGTGTGGAAAAATATTGTTTGTCGGTTCGGGATACCCCAGACCATTATTACCGACAACGGGAAGCAGTTCAACAATAATAGCTTTCGAGAGATGTGTGGCAACTTCGGGATCAGAAACATGTGCTCATCACCCCACCATCCTCAGACGAACGGGCAGGTTGAggtagtcaacaagatcatcaaacaccACCTCCGGACTAAGCTCGGCCAAGCCAAAGGAACGTGGGCTGAAGACTCCCGAAAATACTGTGGGCATATTGAACTACAGCACGAACTGCTATGGgcgaaactcctttctcccttacTTATGGCTCAGAAGCCGTCACTCTAGTCGAGATTGGATTGCCTTCAGCCCGAGTCAGTTCATTTGACGAAGAGGATAATGAACAACTCCTGGCACTCGGACTCGATCTTGTTgacgaacaaagagaaagagctcggcAACTTATGAGAGCTCGGCAATAGCAGGTTACTCGTTTCTACAACGCCCGAGTCAAAGTCAGACATTTTCGAGTGGGAGACATGGTTCTCCAAAAGGCGTTCCTCAACACTAAGGAAGTCGGCTCAAGAATGCTGGGACCTAACTGAGAAGGGCCCTATATCGTCTCAGCCACCATTCGACCAAGGACATATCAGTTGGAAGACCTAACTGGACAACTACTGTCTCACCCATGGAACGCCAAGCATCTGAAAACCTATTACCCCTAAAGTCCGCACGGCAAAGCAAATGAAAAAGACTTGAAAAAAAAACAGGCATGTAAACTGTgtcaaaaatgaataaaatgaaactGTTCATATTCATTTATAAGCGTGCTACATCGAGTTACATCTTGCTTTGATAATACATTGTTAGACTATAAAGGGGCAAAGGAAAGATCGGTCACAACGTGCAAATGTCTTCTTCGGTTAACGCTATTCTCGAACTGGGCCGGAGCTGGTGTCAGTGCAAAAAATGGAGCCGATGATGGTATTAAAATCTGAGTTCCTATCGGAGGTGATGATGGTAACAAAAATCGAGCTTCAGAGCTCTCAAGGGTCATTCGAAACGACCTCTGGAGCCTGAATCGCTTCAGGCTCGACCCCGGTACCAACTGCAACATCGTCAGGCTCAGCCTCTTCAGTCGCTGGATCCTCGGGAGGCCCATCCTCAAAACTGGAGAGGTCAAGGTCGGGGAAAAATTGCTTCACCCCTTAGATGCAAGCTTGGTACCCGCTAGCATATAGGTGGTCTCTCTCGTCCTCGAACTTCGGAGATTCAAGGAAGTCTTTTACGGCCTTCTCTCCTGCCTCTTTCATGGCCACCTCGAGCACCGTTTTTGTATCGGCCTTCAGCCGGGTCAGCTTATCCTCCGAGGCATCACGGGCCAGGCAAAATTGTCGACTCTCCTCCGTGGCCCCCTTCAGTAGCTAAGTCATTCGAGCACATTCGGCTCTAGCGTCTTCAGTCGCTTTCCGAGCCAAACTCAACTCGCCAGTCAAACGGCCGACCCTAGTGAAGGCGATCTCAAATTGGGCTTCTACCTCTGCTGCCCGTCTCTGAGACGCTTCGACGTCCGTCacatttttctaagcttctccgCCTCAGTCAGGTCTACGCTGGCTCTCAGTAGGCAAGGAGCGAGCTGCAACAAAAAAAACTTGTTACTAAGTCTGATTATAGCTAAAAGAGACAAAGCACTAGAGAACGAAATTTGAAACCCCACCTAGAGCAAGACCTTGGCAGCATGGGAGAGTATCATACTCCCAGGAGCTTCGAAGATGGAAACGAATTCCCTTTCGCTCCCGGCAGAAATAGCCCAAGGCACCATATCCGCCACGGCCCGATGGAAGGAGGATTGCTCCTGCGAAGCCGACTCCTCCCTCGAACTCTcccctctctgctcctctctATGCCCTGAGACTCGTTCAGTGACTTGTGTTGGCTCAGGAGCTACTCGGGACTCGGCAGGAACATCCTCCGTCCTCTCTTCGGGGTCAGAAAGATTGACGACGGGCAGGGCGGTCGAGGTAGCGGCGATGGGGCCAGGAGGCTCGCGGTCGAGGGAGCGGTCTTAACCTTCTTTGGGGGCCGAGGCTCTGATATAAGGACTGACCGAGGAGGAGCCTTTAGCTTTGACGGTCTCAGGAGGGGTCGAGCTTCGGCCATTTCTGTGTCAGACAAAACACAGAATCAGAAAAATTCCAAGATCTGTCTTCCGGGCTCAACTTCCACAAGTCTCTGATCCGAGCTAAAGCGTTGGCTGATAACTTCGGCTTTCTCTTGGAGATATTTGCAGAAGACATTCAGTTAGATCCAAGAGGAGGTTAGCAGAACAAGACGAGGAACAAGGcatgccgagtcacctgctttagAGAACACCCGGGGAACGAGGGATTGGAACAGTCCAGGCTCGGCAGTTTTCCAGCGACCGCATGCCCagaaccatctctctctccagtgcttgttagaggtaggagggtcggttatcaaagaacCACCCTTGTTCCGCCAAGCACTCAAAAAATACCAGCCGGGTTGCGAAGTATTCGGCCGAACTTGGTATAGATAGAGGAACTCGTCCACAGTCAGTGGGGGCTGCTCAGCTtcagcccacaacactgcacatccAAAAAAGTtgctccacccattcgggactatctgcctaGGAGCTATCCTGAGTCGGGAAAGAAAATCCCGAACAATGGGTTGTAAGGGAAGATGTAAGCCACATTGCATGGTTACTTGAAAAATTGCGACTATTCCAGGAGGGGGATGGTCGAGCAATTCATTTGGAAGCGGAAGTTGAAGAATTACTAAGTCAGGGACATGATACCCTATTCGAATCCTATGTAAGTCCATCTCAGTCAAAACTGAGGGAACTAGCCCCCTTTGTTCATCTCCGACCTCTTCACTCTCGGCAGCCTCTCCTTCTTCGGCCGCCGACTCAGCGATTCAAGTCGATCTCCGTAGGGGGACCGATTCAGTGGTTCCCCCAAACTCTGCCCTCATCGGTTTCCTAGGGAGAGCCGATTCAGAGGTTCctaattcttcctcctcgtcttcTAAGTCATCCCCTGAAAAAAAGGGGGTGGGCCTGCCCGGGGTATGTCTCAAGACAGAGGGGTCCTCAGGGGTAGGACGTTCCGCTGGGGTCCCACTGGATATCCTTGCGGAGAGCTGGAAAGCCTCATTAGCACTCATCGCCATCTCCGCCAATAAGGAAGGAGATTCCGAAACATTTCAAAAATGTTCTGTTTCGCCCTCATCATCAGAAATCTCTCCCTGGGGATTTGAAGGATGCATAGTCACTAAACGTCGAAAAGAAAAGGGGGGAAAGATAAGACTCACCGGAAGGACGATAAGCACACAGTTGAGGAGAGAAGAAGGCAAAGACGGAGAAGAAAGGTAAACCGTAAACGCAGCTGAGGAGGAAGAATGGGGAGGAAAATGAATTGGGCAGACGAAATCGTGAAAGACGATCCCGCCCTTCTTTTTATAGTCGAGCCATGTGGCAgcagcatttaaggaggagtccaATCGACGCCTATTTCGACTCCCATGCCCGACGCGTGGCGCACGCCGACTGACACAAGTAACATCTTCGCTACGCGTCTGGTGCTCATAAGCGGACGAAACGACTCGATGGTTGTTCGCTCGTGTGACCTCGAGTAATGATCCGTCGCGCGTCAAGAACGAAACAAGAAGCAATAAATACCCCATCATAACCTTGGTCTGCAATACAGTACTCCTTAGTGCCGACGTAACTGACACAAAGaatagggggcttactgttggggaaaaaattatgacaagtccggagactcggTTATGAAGTGAACCAACTCTAATAAAACCGACCGAAGGATCCGAGCACATTGTTCGGATCGAGCAAGATAAAGTTAAAGGAGAGACTTGCCCGGATTTGTGGGAAATGAACCCCGACCGAAGTGGAGAGTCGAGAGCCTTATGCAAGTATAGgacacatcaagttgactcggtAAATGAGGCAGTAACGTCTAAAAAGACCTGTTAAAAGTTCTAAATCAGAAAGTCACCTAATCGACTATAAAAACAACCCATGTATGGTTGGTTGTAGTATCGGCTATCGGATAGAAGGAAAACATCGGCCCTGAACCAACCTAGTTTCGTCCAATAGTAGGCGAAAAGTCTCATATGTAAGCCAGCCGAGATTACGAATCTATTAAGGCCTAGTCAAGcaaaggagagacggtgtaatcttaaacatCGTCCCGAGAATTTTGTAGAAGGATCCCTGATCCCgaaaatctcgggatcgggaagtatCCATAAACAAAATATCGTGTAAATCAAATCTCTAAGATATCGGGAAAGGATCCTCATACGGCGGGATTCTCTTTctcttataaataggagagactctaaggatgaaaggtacgcaaaatacTCTCTCCAAAACCATCTCAACACTATAAGAtacagattcctagcctgactttggcattggagggtcccctactttagccagggtctcctttgtcttcttcttatgCAGGTAATCGAAGGAAGTCCGAGGGACGATCAAATTTTTacatcaacaatatatatatatatatatatatatatatatatatatatatatatatatatatatatatatatatatatatatatatagatatcaaATGGAAACtcttttgggttttcaatttttacAAATACCACTCCCCTTTCTCACATAATCATTGCATTCCACCACATATTAACACAATTATTTTTGAGAACTCAACCATTTTTATCCTATATCATGCGCAACTAGTTGCagacttgtgggcccaccatagtgtgttGGGCGAGTTGAAAAATGCTAGCCTGGTTTGAATTCAGGTTGAGCAAATTTTGGTCAAGTTAGTTTGGGTTGGGAACAAACATGCAcatttgggttgggtcaggctaTGTTAGGGttgggttgaggttgaggttgtgttaggttgggttgggttgagcacCAAAAACTTCATGTTAggcaccttgggttggaattcgAGCCCCGTTGGGTTGTGGGTGGTTCTCTTGAGTTTGGGTCGGCCTTAagttgaccctcaacccgacccaacctactTAATTAAGTTGCACCCCTCGTAGAGCATGtttgctatccaaaccattcattgttTTCAATGCATGAAAATGGGACAATCTGCCAAgcaggctgatccaaccatcaggaaGTCCACCACCTTGGCACCCCAGGAATTTGGGCGATCCAATTATCAAGAGGTCCATCCAGTGATTTTTTGACACTTTTTTAGTTGTTATCCATTGTTttgtatagtgtggcccacatgatgatgatAACGTGAGTGGCTTGATTTTTTAGGCGATCAATAGTGGGCGACTATGGTGGATGAGTTGGATGCCATTCACCAATAACAATGACTCCACACTCTAGCAAAAGAAACTCCACAGGACAAGTACTTTGGTACAGATTCCCATGCCATCTTTATCAGATGAAAGGTGCTTCCAATAACTTCAAACAGACGGGAGGTGACTACAGTTGTCATAAAACAAAGGGAGGTATTTACAAATAATATCTCCGATAACAAATTAGTGGTTTGCTACCTGAATGCTAACACTAGCCTGTCCACACGCAAGCATACGAGCCAAAATGACAAATATAAGATCCGGCCTTTTCAGCAGTTGGGCCATACTGTTTAAGATCCTTTGTTCCGAAGAAGAAACAGGACGTTtcactcttcaggtgggccacatcatgcaaAACAAGTGGATGGCTGGAAAATTGGTATAGTGATCTGTATGCTTTTTTCACTGTGGTGAACCCAAAGAGTGAAACGCCCAGATTTttaggacgcggtttggctagtgacacgAACACTAGCCATCTAGctgtgtcaaagctctgtgaaccccatcatgatgtatgcgttttatccataccgtccatccatttggccttATGATTTGAGGAGATgttcccaaaaataaggcagattcaaatctcaggtggaccacaccacaggaaacaatgttgattgaatttccaccattaaaaacttcctaggcccgctaatttttattttccatccaacccgttgatattgtcacatagacctggatgaagggaaaaaacaaatattatcagCTTGGTCAAAAACTTCTAAagctctcaaaaagttttcaacagtgtgtgttcaatctccactgtttcccgtggtgaaccttacctgagatttgggtctggcttatttttgggctcatgccctaaaatcagatgaaaaaaatgaatggatagcctggataaaacacatacatcatggtggatcccacaaagCTTTAAGATCAACTAGCTAGCTGATGTCCGGGTCCCTAGCCAAACATCTAAACAGGTAATAAGATGTCGGACGAAAATAAACAGGCTAGACTTCTCTCATagtccaacacacacacacacacacacgctcacgctggtggaatttcctCCCCCCCACcccgcacacgcacacacacactcacgctggtggaatttcaccacgtatgggtactcgaacccttgactgggagttgaaactcctgagagtctaccacccgagcaagagtaaggacccaccgTACTAATGATGGTGATCCAGATCGTCCAAATCGATGAAGCAAACGTGATATACCATAATCTAAAACTTACCCTAAGAAGATGATAGTAATAATCTAAAATTTCTCTTAGAATTTGGCCTACACACTACTTAAGGTTGAACCTTTCATTTTATAGCCTTTAATTGGAGAATGTGGATCGCCTGGGACCCTTGACGCAGGAAGTTTCAGCTGTCAGAAGctaggtggaacccaccatgatgtttgtgataaatttatCTCATTTGAACACAGGCTCGTGCGAGGACACGagctaaataaaaaaataaaataaaacccttgagagctcattttaagatatgaggtaaaaaaataaaaaaataaaaagaaaaagaagaggaagaagaagaagaagatagatccaaaactccacCCCACATGAAAAATTGAAAAGGGAAATTACTAAAACCTTCTCAActacaaatatttcaacggtgggtgtttagtTTTCTGtcatgtggcctatttaagttttggatctgcctcgtatTTTTCTCACGACCTAGCATGAgttgaaaaacggatgaatggggtggatttctcaaacatcaaggtgggctccactgggATGTGTAAAATTGCTTGATAAGTATGATTTTACCCGCAcccaccaaaaaaagaaaaaaaaaaactccccacGATTTGGGTTGTCGTTGTACATGACTGCGACACATGAGGAAGATCAGTCAATCACTATTCAATATTTCCTATTCATCTTCGTACACAATTGCCTGTCACAAAATGTTTCTCACACTGGCATGTGAAGGATAGAATCCAGAAcaggaacggttcagatcatcatctaaGATCCAACGGAGGGTGGAAACCCTGCCAGGTACGGAACTTACGGGGCATCGTATACTGTCAAAACCCGTGAACCGTGTACTAGGGGCAtgatatatagtatatataaaaATGTAGGACCCTagcgcaaaaaaaaaaagaaaaagaagaagacaaaagaccaaaaaaaaaaaaaaaaacatcttacAGTCCATGaatcttcttcctctatttcttTTGAATGGCCCACTTCAGAAAATAGATTAACCATCACCTCCTCCTTCCCTATAATGAAAATGGTCCATACATATATTTAAGCATAAAAAGAAGAAAGCAGTTTTAGCCTCTGAGACAGTGAGAGAGGATGAGGAGGAATTTTTCTTACCTTGTTTTGGAGTTGGGAGACGGGTAGCTCTTGTTGTGTAGCATGGCAGAAGGAAAAGGAGGAGGAGGGAGAGGAGAAGCTGGCGAGAATGCTTCAtggtttttgagagagagagagagagagagagagagagagatgagaaaacAATGGTGGATGTATAGATATAAAGAGAAATGTTGATACACAACTGGTTGTACGTCCAACTAGtttgcgtgtggggcccacactataCCCACTCTGCAGTAGAATTTTTGAAAGAATTTGAGAAAGAAAATGATATAAACTGATTGGCAGAAAAGTAGTGGAGGTAATATGAGAAAATCAAAAGCAAGCA
Protein-coding regions in this window:
- the LOC131235269 gene encoding putative phytosulfokines 6, whose product is MKHSRQLLLSLLLLFLLPCYTTRATRLPTPKQGKEEVMVNLFSEVGHSKEIEEEDSWTLMAMEDCGNGDEECLKRRMTSEAHLDYIYTQHHKP